The proteins below come from a single Diceros bicornis minor isolate mBicDic1 chromosome 3, mDicBic1.mat.cur, whole genome shotgun sequence genomic window:
- the TMEM176A gene encoding transmembrane protein 176A: MSTGMRTVDHGEVAPGAPQPTHIDVHIHQESALAKLLLSGCSLLRSPSQTLGSRRLLVASWVVQIVLGVFSGVLGGFLYFFYSPLCNLGAAIWTGVVAVLAGAVAFIYEKQGGFYWAQLRTLLALAAFSTATAAVVLGADNFYEYRFHFRDYICDISPSGSWPTMPPHTPSPEEVRRLHLCLSYLNMLKALFISVWATLLGVWVLLLLASLAPLCLYCWRRLRPKEKRDQKKLLGVSEI; this comes from the exons ATGTCCACAGGCATGAGGACGGTAGACCATGGTGAGGTGGCCCCTGGGGCCCCCCAGCCCACCCACATCGACGTGCACATCCACCAGGAGTCAGCTTTGGCCAAGCTCCTGCTGAGTGGGTGCTCCCTGCTGCGGTCCCCCTCCCAGACCCTGGGCAGCAGGCGGCTGCTGGTGGCCTCCTGG GTGGTGCAGATCGTGCTGGGGGTGTTCAGTGGGGTCCTGGGAGGATTCCTCTACTTCTTCTACTCCCCACTGTGTAACTTGGGAGCTGCCATCTGGACAGGGGTTGTG GCTGTGCTGGCTGGAGCCGTTGCCTTCATTTATGAGAAACAGGGTGGCTTCTACTGG GCCCAGCTGAGGACACTGCTCGCCCTGGCAGCTTTCTCCACGGCCACTGCTGCTGTCGTCCTTGGGGCTGATAATTTCTATGAGTATCGCTTTCATTTTAGAGACTATATCTGTGATATCTCTCCCTCGGGAAGCTGGCCCACCATGCCCCCCCACACTCCAAGTCCAGAAGAAGTCAGAAGGCTGCACCTGTGCCTCTCTTACTTAAACATGCTAAAg GCCCTGTTCATAAGCGTTTGGGCCACGCTGTTGGGTGTCTGGGTTCTGCTCCTTCTGGCATCTCTGGCCCCCCTGTGTCTGTACTGCTGGAGAAGACTCCGACCTAAGGAG AAAAGAGACCAGAAGAAACTGCTGGGAGTGAGTGAGATCTAG